From a single Paramormyrops kingsleyae isolate MSU_618 chromosome 14, PKINGS_0.4, whole genome shotgun sequence genomic region:
- the afg1la gene encoding AFG1 like ATPase a isoform X2, giving the protein MAARMSPSALAAVRFLFKQNVLSQTKVWCTVHVNNIRRGYIVQVASVPSHTDDTLKYRQISDFSGPLQHYMSLVRDGTLREDQQQKAVLMRLDEMHDVLKTYSNSPTSFLSKFFSKPKPPKGFYIYGDVESERKQRVHFHGFMLDVHKRIHRLKQSLPKRKVGKMAKSYDPIAPVAMEISEETSLLCFDEFQVTDIADAMILKQLFENLFMNGVVVVATSNRPPEDLYKNGLQRVNFVPFIAVLKEHCQTLRLDSGIDYRKSNQPAAGKLFYLASEADVEAVVDRLFDELAQKQNDITRPRTLNVQGRKLRLSKACGTIADCTFEELCDRPLGAIDYLEISRLFDTVFIRHIPLLTLHKKTQARRFITLIDTLYEHKVRVVILAETPLESIFVHDQHNHDDEHHRILMDDLGLTGDAAKDLAIFSGEEEVFAFQRTVSRLTEMQTEKYWSEGERKAT; this is encoded by the exons ATGGCTGCGCGCATGTCACCTTCGGCTTTAGCGGCAGTTAGATTTTTGTTTAAACAAAATGTGTTATCGCAGACTAAAGTGTGGTGTACGGTTCATGTTAACAACATCAGAAGAG GCTACATAGTACAAGTGGCAAGTGTACCCTCGCACACAGATGACACCCTTAAATACAGGCAAATCAGTGATTTCAGCGGACCATTGCAACATTACATGAGTCTCGTTCGGGATGGGACTCTCCGGGAGGACCAGCAGCAAAAAGCAGTGCTTATGCGGCTTGATGAAATGCACGACGTGCTGAAAACGTACAGCAACAGCCCTACGTCATTTCTGTCAAAG tttttttcAAAGCCCAAACCTCCAAAAGGCTTCTACATCTACGGTGATGTTG AGAGTGAAAGGAAACAGCGGGTTCATTTTCATGGGTTCATGTTGGATGTACACAAAA GGATACATCGACTAAAGCAAAGCTTGCCAAAGAGGAAGGTGGGCAAAATGGCCAAATCCTATGACCCAATTGCacctgttgccatggaaatCAGTGAAGAAACCAGCCTATTGTGCTTTGATGAGTTTCAG GTGACAGACATTGCAGATGCCATGATTTTGAAACAGCTTTTTGAGAACCTGTTCATGAACGGCGTGGTTGTGGTGGCCACATCTAACCGTCCACCAGAAG ACCTGTATAAAAATGGCCTACAAAGGGTTAATTTTGTGCCTTTCATCGCTGTGTTGAAG GAACACTGTCAGACGTTGCGCTTGGACTCTGGGATTGACTACCGGAAAAGCAATCAACCAGCTGCTGGGAAATTATTCTACCT CGCCAGTGAAGCTGACGTGGAGGCAGTGGTGGACAGGCTGTTTGACGAGCTGGCACAGAAGCAGAACGACA TTACTCGACCGCGAACGCTGAACGTTCAGGGTAGGAAGTTGAGGCTGAGTAAAGCCTGCGGGACCATTGCAGACTGCACCTTTGAGGAGCTCTGCGACAGG CCGTTGGGTGCTATTGACTATCTGGAGATATCCAGGCTGTTTGATACAGTCTTCATACGCCACATTCCCCTCCTGACGCTGCACAAGAAGACCCAAGCTAGACGCTTCATAACCCTCATCGACACCCTCTACGAGCATAAG GTGCGGGTGGTGATTCTGGCAGAGACGCCCCTGGAGAGCATATTTGTTCACGATCAGCACAATCACGACGACGAGCATCACAGGATTCTCATGGATGATCTGGGATTGACTGGG GATGCCGCCAAAGACCTGGCCATCTTCAGCGGGGAAGAGGAGGTCTTTGCTTTCCAGAGGACCGTGTCCCGTCTCACGGAGATGCAGACGGAGAAATACTGGAGCGAAGGAGAGAGGAAGGCCACGTAG
- the afg1la gene encoding AFG1 like ATPase a isoform X1 — protein sequence MAARMSPSALAAVRFLFKQNVLSQTKVWCTVHVNNIRRGYIVQVASVPSHTDDTLKYRQISDFSGPLQHYMSLVRDGTLREDQQQKAVLMRLDEMHDVLKTYSNSPTSFLSKFFSKPKPPKGFYIYGDVGTGKTMVMDMFFLHVESERKQRVHFHGFMLDVHKRIHRLKQSLPKRKVGKMAKSYDPIAPVAMEISEETSLLCFDEFQVTDIADAMILKQLFENLFMNGVVVVATSNRPPEDLYKNGLQRVNFVPFIAVLKEHCQTLRLDSGIDYRKSNQPAAGKLFYLASEADVEAVVDRLFDELAQKQNDITRPRTLNVQGRKLRLSKACGTIADCTFEELCDRPLGAIDYLEISRLFDTVFIRHIPLLTLHKKTQARRFITLIDTLYEHKVRVVILAETPLESIFVHDQHNHDDEHHRILMDDLGLTGDAAKDLAIFSGEEEVFAFQRTVSRLTEMQTEKYWSEGERKAT from the exons ATGGCTGCGCGCATGTCACCTTCGGCTTTAGCGGCAGTTAGATTTTTGTTTAAACAAAATGTGTTATCGCAGACTAAAGTGTGGTGTACGGTTCATGTTAACAACATCAGAAGAG GCTACATAGTACAAGTGGCAAGTGTACCCTCGCACACAGATGACACCCTTAAATACAGGCAAATCAGTGATTTCAGCGGACCATTGCAACATTACATGAGTCTCGTTCGGGATGGGACTCTCCGGGAGGACCAGCAGCAAAAAGCAGTGCTTATGCGGCTTGATGAAATGCACGACGTGCTGAAAACGTACAGCAACAGCCCTACGTCATTTCTGTCAAAG tttttttcAAAGCCCAAACCTCCAAAAGGCTTCTACATCTACGGTGATGTTG GTACTGGGAAAACTATGGTTATGGACATGTTCTTTTTGCATGTAGAGAGTGAAAGGAAACAGCGGGTTCATTTTCATGGGTTCATGTTGGATGTACACAAAA GGATACATCGACTAAAGCAAAGCTTGCCAAAGAGGAAGGTGGGCAAAATGGCCAAATCCTATGACCCAATTGCacctgttgccatggaaatCAGTGAAGAAACCAGCCTATTGTGCTTTGATGAGTTTCAG GTGACAGACATTGCAGATGCCATGATTTTGAAACAGCTTTTTGAGAACCTGTTCATGAACGGCGTGGTTGTGGTGGCCACATCTAACCGTCCACCAGAAG ACCTGTATAAAAATGGCCTACAAAGGGTTAATTTTGTGCCTTTCATCGCTGTGTTGAAG GAACACTGTCAGACGTTGCGCTTGGACTCTGGGATTGACTACCGGAAAAGCAATCAACCAGCTGCTGGGAAATTATTCTACCT CGCCAGTGAAGCTGACGTGGAGGCAGTGGTGGACAGGCTGTTTGACGAGCTGGCACAGAAGCAGAACGACA TTACTCGACCGCGAACGCTGAACGTTCAGGGTAGGAAGTTGAGGCTGAGTAAAGCCTGCGGGACCATTGCAGACTGCACCTTTGAGGAGCTCTGCGACAGG CCGTTGGGTGCTATTGACTATCTGGAGATATCCAGGCTGTTTGATACAGTCTTCATACGCCACATTCCCCTCCTGACGCTGCACAAGAAGACCCAAGCTAGACGCTTCATAACCCTCATCGACACCCTCTACGAGCATAAG GTGCGGGTGGTGATTCTGGCAGAGACGCCCCTGGAGAGCATATTTGTTCACGATCAGCACAATCACGACGACGAGCATCACAGGATTCTCATGGATGATCTGGGATTGACTGGG GATGCCGCCAAAGACCTGGCCATCTTCAGCGGGGAAGAGGAGGTCTTTGCTTTCCAGAGGACCGTGTCCCGTCTCACGGAGATGCAGACGGAGAAATACTGGAGCGAAGGAGAGAGGAAGGCCACGTAG
- the afg1la gene encoding AFG1 like ATPase a isoform X3 has translation MSLVRDGTLREDQQQKAVLMRLDEMHDVLKTYSNSPTSFLSKFFSKPKPPKGFYIYGDVGTGKTMVMDMFFLHVESERKQRVHFHGFMLDVHKRIHRLKQSLPKRKVGKMAKSYDPIAPVAMEISEETSLLCFDEFQVTDIADAMILKQLFENLFMNGVVVVATSNRPPEDLYKNGLQRVNFVPFIAVLKEHCQTLRLDSGIDYRKSNQPAAGKLFYLASEADVEAVVDRLFDELAQKQNDITRPRTLNVQGRKLRLSKACGTIADCTFEELCDRPLGAIDYLEISRLFDTVFIRHIPLLTLHKKTQARRFITLIDTLYEHKVRVVILAETPLESIFVHDQHNHDDEHHRILMDDLGLTGDAAKDLAIFSGEEEVFAFQRTVSRLTEMQTEKYWSEGERKAT, from the exons ATGAGTCTCGTTCGGGATGGGACTCTCCGGGAGGACCAGCAGCAAAAAGCAGTGCTTATGCGGCTTGATGAAATGCACGACGTGCTGAAAACGTACAGCAACAGCCCTACGTCATTTCTGTCAAAG tttttttcAAAGCCCAAACCTCCAAAAGGCTTCTACATCTACGGTGATGTTG GTACTGGGAAAACTATGGTTATGGACATGTTCTTTTTGCATGTAGAGAGTGAAAGGAAACAGCGGGTTCATTTTCATGGGTTCATGTTGGATGTACACAAAA GGATACATCGACTAAAGCAAAGCTTGCCAAAGAGGAAGGTGGGCAAAATGGCCAAATCCTATGACCCAATTGCacctgttgccatggaaatCAGTGAAGAAACCAGCCTATTGTGCTTTGATGAGTTTCAG GTGACAGACATTGCAGATGCCATGATTTTGAAACAGCTTTTTGAGAACCTGTTCATGAACGGCGTGGTTGTGGTGGCCACATCTAACCGTCCACCAGAAG ACCTGTATAAAAATGGCCTACAAAGGGTTAATTTTGTGCCTTTCATCGCTGTGTTGAAG GAACACTGTCAGACGTTGCGCTTGGACTCTGGGATTGACTACCGGAAAAGCAATCAACCAGCTGCTGGGAAATTATTCTACCT CGCCAGTGAAGCTGACGTGGAGGCAGTGGTGGACAGGCTGTTTGACGAGCTGGCACAGAAGCAGAACGACA TTACTCGACCGCGAACGCTGAACGTTCAGGGTAGGAAGTTGAGGCTGAGTAAAGCCTGCGGGACCATTGCAGACTGCACCTTTGAGGAGCTCTGCGACAGG CCGTTGGGTGCTATTGACTATCTGGAGATATCCAGGCTGTTTGATACAGTCTTCATACGCCACATTCCCCTCCTGACGCTGCACAAGAAGACCCAAGCTAGACGCTTCATAACCCTCATCGACACCCTCTACGAGCATAAG GTGCGGGTGGTGATTCTGGCAGAGACGCCCCTGGAGAGCATATTTGTTCACGATCAGCACAATCACGACGACGAGCATCACAGGATTCTCATGGATGATCTGGGATTGACTGGG GATGCCGCCAAAGACCTGGCCATCTTCAGCGGGGAAGAGGAGGTCTTTGCTTTCCAGAGGACCGTGTCCCGTCTCACGGAGATGCAGACGGAGAAATACTGGAGCGAAGGAGAGAGGAAGGCCACGTAG